A region from the Lolium perenne isolate Kyuss_39 chromosome 4, Kyuss_2.0, whole genome shotgun sequence genome encodes:
- the LOC127294706 gene encoding probable calcium-binding protein CML25/26 — translation METSSVFAAFDKDGNGKLSVSELQFGMVATLGEDVSEEEGAATLAAADVDDDDDDVVEQRCLREAFWMYASSSMDDRTTKATMITPASLRRTLSRLGSHELGVEECRAMICRFDLDGDGALSFDEFRVMMMA, via the exons ATGGAGACATCCTCGGTGTTCGCTGCCTTCGACAAGG ACGGCAACGGTAAGTTATCTGTATCCGAGCTGCAGTTCGGCATGGTGGCTACCCTGGGAGAGGACGTGTCAGAGGAGGAGGGGGCTGCGACCCTTGCGGCAGCGGATGTTGACG acgacgacgatgatgtcgTCGAGCAAAGGTGCCTAAGGGAGGCGTTCTGGATGTATGCATCCTCGTCGATGGATGACAGGACGACGAAGGCGACGATGATCACGCCGGCGAGCCTGAGGCGGACGTTGAGCAGGCTGGGGTCGCACGAGTTGGGCGTGGAGGAGTGCAGGGCCATGATCTGCAGGTTCGACCTCGACGGCGATGGCGCACTCTCATTCGACGAATTTAGGGTCATGATGATGGCCTGA
- the LOC127294707 gene encoding probable calcium-binding protein CML25/26, with protein MEAPSVFAAFDKDGDGKVSASELRCGLWSTLGEDMSEEDAAEILAAVDADGDGLLNQEEFSSLTAGAQENDDVKRRCLMEAFGMYASSSTMITPASLRRTLSRLGSHELGVEDCRAMICRFDLDGDGVLSFDEFRVMMMA; from the coding sequence ATGGAGGCACCGTCGGTGTTCGCCGCCTTCGACAAGGACGGCGACGGCAAGGTGTCCGCCTCCGAGCTGCGGTGCGGCCTGTGGTCGACCCTGGGGGAGGACATGTCGGAGGAGGATGCGGCGGAGATCCTCGCTGCAGTGGACGCCGACGGTGACGGGCTGTTGAACCAAGAAGAGTTCTCGAGCCTGACCGCCGGCGCCCAAGAAAACGACGACGTCAAACGAAGGTGCTTGATGGAGGCGTTCGGGATGTACGCATCGTCCTCGACGATGATCACGCCGGCGAGCCTGAGGCGGACGCTGAGCAGGCTGGGGTCGCACGAGCTCGGGGTGGAGGACTGCAGGGCCATGATCTGCAGGTTCGACCtcgacggcgacggcgtcctcTCATTTGACGAGTTCAGGGTCATGATGATGGCCTGA